GCTGGGTGAGCACGCGACGGCCGCGGGGCTGCCCGCGGGACGCATGGCGGAGGCCTTCCAGGTCGTCAGGATCGACTGAGTCCCGGTCCCCGCGCCGCGTGGGCGACCGGGACCGGGACCGTGAGGCGTGCCGTGCGCCGCGCCGGTCCCCCCGGCGTCAGCGGTAGATGAGCAGTTCCTCTTCGACGGCGCCCGCCAGTTCGTAGCGGGTCCCGACCAGCGGGCGGCCCGAGTACAGGCGGATCAGCGTCGGCGCGTCGCCCCGGAACCGGGCGGCGGGACGGCCGTCCACCGCGTTGCCCAGTACCAGCGCCTCGTGCTGCCCGGCGACGTCCGCCAGCAGCCGGGGCGTTCCGCGCCTGCGGCTCGTCGTGCGGAGCAGGGGCAGGGAGAGCTCCAGGGCGGTCCCGCCGTAGGCCCCCGGCTCGCCGAGCGCCTCCCGTACGTCGCCCGCGTGGATCCACTCCCCCAGCGCCACCGCGTCCAGGGTGCCGTCACCGGCGGCTATGGCCGCACCGGCCTCGGT
This Streptomyces sp. NBC_00539 DNA region includes the following protein-coding sequences:
- a CDS encoding maleylpyruvate isomerase family mycothiol-dependent enzyme, with product MSVVEDMRDPWLPDRLLRTERDALLPLLRRTPTAAYALRTACPGWTVRDVLAHCAAALVRIVEGRLEEGVFLPAANAADVAERADRPVAGILDELERGLTEAGAAIAAGDGTLDAVALGEWIHAGDVREALGEPGAYGGTALELSLPLLRTTSRRRGTPRLLADVAGQHEALVLGNAVDGRPAARFRGDAPTLIRLYSGRPLVGTRYELAGAVEEELLIYR